The Sulfobacillus thermosulfidooxidans DSM 9293 genome includes a window with the following:
- a CDS encoding HU family DNA-binding protein, giving the protein MNKAELVRRISHDVGIVQEDMRPILNCLINIMGQTLVRGEPIQ; this is encoded by the coding sequence ATGAACAAAGCGGAACTCGTACGGCGGATTTCGCATGACGTGGGCATTGTGCAGGAAGATATGCGTCCGATTCTGAATTGCCTCATCAACATCATGGGGCAGACGCTGGTGCGGGGCGAACCCATTCAGTAG
- a CDS encoding MFS transporter, producing MVARVFKDVADGFFHIAAVWLVVSRHGSGGGTALFAFCELIPAVVFGAISGPFLERHLKVWWSGGYLVRAASILTLVLFSLTGQLVLVAVYIVTAVQSCLNSTDEPIVVAVIPRLDDRHLQSAYAQVQSVDNVVTIAGLAGAGFIVATVSPAFTLELSAAMFLVAAALASWISTGISTSHEGRIVVSRSVRGTIRSYVSDIFKGFRIVNEVPRIRVIAIGSSIINLGLAPFIALLPIFVRYQLHGSAMQLSILEGATALGSLAMGILLSRAQFDQMRLFLFGSLASGVAMSLFGIQRNTWLAGVLLMILGVAQIAINVPEVNVVQTKLPEIQHAQVFAALSSQSLALLPVGLAVSGVFATKTNTGYEITFGGGLIMALALWLGVRRISFRSSGTLRDSEDDYSG from the coding sequence ATGGTTGCCCGCGTGTTTAAGGACGTCGCGGATGGGTTTTTCCATATCGCGGCTGTGTGGCTTGTGGTTTCAAGGCACGGGAGCGGCGGCGGAACGGCTCTTTTCGCCTTTTGCGAATTGATTCCAGCTGTGGTCTTCGGTGCGATATCAGGTCCTTTTCTTGAGCGCCACCTTAAGGTTTGGTGGTCGGGTGGGTATCTAGTACGCGCTGCTTCGATTTTGACCCTGGTTCTATTTTCTCTTACGGGTCAATTAGTGTTGGTGGCAGTTTATATAGTTACCGCCGTTCAATCCTGCTTAAACTCAACCGATGAACCAATCGTTGTGGCGGTGATTCCTAGATTGGATGATCGACACCTGCAGAGCGCATACGCTCAGGTGCAATCAGTAGACAACGTAGTCACTATAGCTGGGCTGGCGGGTGCTGGATTTATAGTTGCAACGGTTTCTCCAGCTTTCACTTTAGAGTTGTCCGCAGCAATGTTTTTGGTGGCAGCAGCACTTGCAAGTTGGATCTCCACTGGCATTTCGACCTCGCATGAAGGTAGAATAGTTGTATCACGGAGTGTTCGGGGTACCATTCGAAGTTACGTGAGTGATATCTTTAAGGGATTCAGGATAGTCAATGAAGTGCCCCGCATTCGCGTCATCGCCATCGGATCATCGATCATAAACCTTGGTCTGGCACCATTCATTGCCCTTCTTCCTATTTTTGTTCGTTACCAGCTTCACGGTTCCGCCATGCAACTATCTATCCTTGAGGGAGCGACGGCGCTCGGTTCACTGGCCATGGGGATACTGCTTTCCCGCGCACAATTTGATCAGATGCGGTTATTTCTTTTTGGAAGTCTAGCCAGCGGTGTTGCCATGAGCCTGTTCGGCATCCAACGTAACACATGGCTGGCAGGTGTTTTGTTGATGATTCTTGGTGTAGCTCAAATCGCAATCAACGTCCCCGAAGTTAATGTGGTGCAAACCAAGCTTCCAGAAATTCAGCATGCACAGGTTTTCGCGGCCCTGTCTTCGCAGAGTCTAGCTCTACTCCCCGTGGGTCTAGCGGTTAGCGGTGTGTTTGCCACAAAAACGAACACAGGATATGAAATCACGTTTGGTGGCGGGCTGATCATGGCGTTGGCCTTGTGGCTTGGTGTTCGACGCATCTCGTTCAGGAGTAGTGGTACGCTACGTGATTCGGAAGACGATTATAGTGGTTAA
- a CDS encoding Gfo/Idh/MocA family protein, producing MLRIGVVGTGNVGANHHIPAYKSMGHKVTVVAVADVVEEQARRCAERFSIPHYFTDYDEMLRTIDLDAVSVCVPNALHSEIVIAAIEKGCHVLCEKPPAVTSQQAEAMRNVSQTNSKILTYGFHYRFKPEVRLVTHFAERLGEIYAINVNATRRRGIPGWGQYGNRDLQGGGALMDFGVHSLDSALFIMGYPQPDVVFACSYRKFGNKPGWGFMGSWDWGNFNVEDMLRGIVRFKNGASLLFQTAFSANVGENQTVKISLMGTEGGAEVFPPTIFGEEYGALTNMAVITPPTDNPRRELIDAFVDSCITEQVNKWLPTPQQGYELQSLLEAIYKSADSGEPITVH from the coding sequence ATGTTGCGAATAGGGGTAGTCGGCACAGGAAATGTCGGCGCCAATCACCACATACCAGCGTACAAGTCCATGGGACATAAAGTAACGGTCGTTGCAGTCGCTGATGTGGTAGAAGAACAGGCCCGTCGTTGCGCTGAACGTTTTTCCATACCCCATTATTTCACTGATTATGACGAAATGTTGCGAACTATCGACTTGGATGCGGTGAGCGTTTGCGTGCCAAACGCATTGCACTCCGAAATCGTTATTGCGGCTATCGAGAAAGGCTGTCACGTCCTTTGTGAAAAGCCGCCAGCGGTTACCAGCCAACAAGCCGAGGCAATGCGAAACGTCTCTCAAACTAATAGTAAAATTTTAACATACGGATTTCACTACCGCTTCAAACCGGAAGTGAGGTTGGTAACACACTTCGCAGAGCGCTTAGGAGAGATATACGCTATCAATGTCAACGCAACCAGAAGACGTGGCATTCCGGGGTGGGGACAGTATGGTAATCGAGACCTCCAAGGTGGAGGTGCCCTAATGGATTTCGGGGTGCATTCATTGGACAGTGCCCTCTTCATCATGGGATATCCGCAACCCGATGTTGTTTTCGCTTGTTCTTATCGTAAGTTCGGTAATAAACCCGGATGGGGCTTCATGGGATCGTGGGACTGGGGGAACTTCAATGTGGAAGATATGTTACGGGGAATAGTTCGGTTTAAAAATGGAGCAAGTTTATTGTTTCAGACAGCTTTCTCTGCGAACGTAGGGGAGAACCAAACAGTCAAGATTTCGCTTATGGGAACCGAGGGAGGCGCAGAGGTATTTCCCCCCACAATTTTTGGTGAAGAGTATGGAGCGTTAACAAACATGGCCGTAATCACCCCGCCGACCGACAATCCGCGCAGAGAATTGATAGATGCCTTTGTCGACTCCTGTATTACGGAGCAGGTGAATAAATGGTTGCCCACTCCTCAGCAGGGTTACGAATTGCAAAGCCTGCTTGAGGCTATTTATAAGAGTGCTGATTCTGGTGAGCCAATAACAGTTCACTGA
- a CDS encoding thioesterase II family protein, with the protein MNNILLFSRKKAKARLLCFPHAGAGAISIKPLADNLPDWIEVASIRLPGRESRFNEPLLTRFSEFRDDALSSILELQTDKTPLFLLGQCSGATLAYGVAKSLVALPGTAVLGLIVVSSSNPTFLRHQMSGVNLRDLAEEAMNTGIPKEILDVTEFSNIILEQMEADYRLVFNTVSEVSSNPAPFPILEFRAVDDRLESPSRWEGFSTNWETAVIPGKHLLIQENPRDLATLTLRFIERLSDPQTNI; encoded by the coding sequence ATGAATAACATTTTGCTGTTTAGTAGAAAGAAGGCGAAAGCACGCCTTTTGTGTTTTCCTCATGCCGGGGCTGGGGCAATATCCATAAAGCCGTTGGCTGACAACCTTCCAGATTGGATCGAAGTAGCAAGTATCAGATTACCTGGAAGAGAAAGTCGTTTCAATGAACCACTCCTGACGAGGTTTAGTGAGTTCAGGGACGATGCGTTATCTAGCATTCTCGAACTCCAAACCGATAAGACTCCGCTATTTTTGTTGGGTCAGTGTTCAGGCGCAACCTTAGCCTATGGAGTCGCTAAGTCTTTGGTTGCTTTACCAGGCACTGCCGTACTAGGGTTGATAGTTGTATCCAGCTCAAATCCAACGTTTCTCCGGCATCAAATGAGTGGGGTAAACTTGCGAGATTTGGCAGAAGAAGCAATGAATACAGGTATCCCCAAGGAGATACTGGATGTTACAGAATTTTCAAACATTATTTTAGAACAAATGGAAGCCGATTATCGATTGGTTTTCAATACGGTTTCTGAAGTGAGTTCGAACCCGGCTCCATTTCCTATCTTAGAATTCAGAGCTGTTGACGATAGACTCGAGAGTCCATCAAGGTGGGAAGGATTTTCCACCAATTGGGAGACCGCGGTTATTCCAGGAAAGCATCTTTTAATCCAAGAGAATCCACGAGACTTGGCAACTCTGACGCTAAGATTTATCGAACGCCTAAGTGATCCACAAACGAATATATGA
- a CDS encoding TIGR02391 family protein has protein sequence MTRQKRQLIVQYLGSRGVTLPCLQAVVTILASPYRCRNATVIFEKRAPGQTHSAVCFAVWDWLDHPVTIIPDGFGTHGGTGGWGLAVALELFKFSKVPLAEYWASNIQFERVASGFPTVKDINDIQRDSNWAPSWPMYMRDFEERLWIEALNGDGVSFPYGLILPELLSDVRGFRDDPETCVLKAIKRLETAIRKMGEYSADLVGDNLISQAMGEKGVLQPKGEVKNEIQSWLLLYRGLIGAIRNPLSHRHVDMNFEFAMEQIIFVDLLLRKLKSDYPLQYEQWQQSLKAPNKVEWTDGNHEEQDDAGV, from the coding sequence GTGACTCGTCAGAAAAGGCAGTTGATAGTCCAATATCTGGGCAGTCGGGGGGTTACTTTGCCTTGCTTGCAAGCCGTTGTGACGATCCTTGCCAGCCCTTACCGCTGTCGAAACGCTACCGTAATTTTTGAGAAGAGAGCCCCAGGCCAAACCCATTCAGCAGTTTGTTTCGCGGTATGGGACTGGCTTGACCACCCGGTGACAATTATTCCTGACGGATTCGGAACCCATGGAGGAACTGGGGGATGGGGACTTGCCGTCGCCCTAGAGTTGTTTAAATTTAGTAAGGTGCCTCTCGCTGAATATTGGGCCTCCAATATCCAGTTCGAACGGGTGGCAAGTGGGTTTCCTACCGTCAAGGACATTAATGATATCCAACGAGATTCTAACTGGGCACCGAGTTGGCCAATGTATATGCGTGACTTTGAGGAACGTTTGTGGATAGAAGCCTTAAATGGTGATGGGGTTTCATTTCCCTATGGTCTTATTCTCCCGGAACTGTTAAGTGACGTCAGGGGTTTTCGGGATGACCCCGAAACATGCGTGTTAAAAGCGATCAAGCGACTGGAAACAGCCATTCGCAAGATGGGAGAATATAGTGCGGATCTTGTTGGCGACAATCTAATCAGTCAGGCTATGGGAGAAAAAGGAGTCTTGCAGCCGAAGGGCGAAGTAAAGAACGAGATTCAGTCGTGGTTGTTACTGTATCGCGGACTCATTGGAGCGATTCGAAATCCTCTGAGTCATCGGCATGTAGATATGAACTTTGAATTCGCAATGGAACAGATCATCTTTGTAGATTTATTACTTCGTAAACTTAAATCGGATTATCCTTTGCAGTATGAACAGTGGCAGCAATCCTTGAAGGCCCCGAATAAGGTGGAGTGGACGGATGGCAATCACGAAGAACAGGATGACGCCGGTGTCTAG
- a CDS encoding Cof-type HAD-IIB family hydrolase: MLSNIKLIAIDLDGTLLNSQDRITAHTRDVLRKAIKQGYVVVIGTGRPYRRSKRYYEQLNLETPLINYHGALVHHPRNPTWGNFHSPLGSSITQGIIEKAQSFGVRNIFVDVRDSDLYLQSYHKELMRRFFNPRHLNICLLRDFSYSPATSVLIYPFRHNYQALKEHLYHRFYGEIRIIQWGPPWNLVEIVTHDVNKALGLSYICKQYDIHSENVISFGNAENDMEFIDFAGVGVAMENAIPQLKEKASFVTASNDNDGVAQFLEQQLLL; this comes from the coding sequence ATGTTATCTAACATTAAACTTATTGCAATTGATCTCGACGGAACGTTGCTTAACAGCCAAGACCGTATTACGGCCCATACCAGAGACGTTTTACGAAAAGCAATAAAGCAAGGATACGTGGTGGTGATTGGAACCGGAAGGCCATATCGGCGAAGCAAACGGTATTACGAACAACTAAATCTCGAAACTCCTTTAATAAATTACCATGGGGCATTGGTTCATCATCCTCGAAATCCAACATGGGGCAACTTTCACAGTCCGTTGGGGTCATCAATAACCCAAGGAATCATTGAAAAGGCGCAGTCCTTTGGCGTACGAAACATTTTCGTTGATGTACGAGACTCTGATCTTTATCTTCAAAGCTATCACAAAGAACTTATGAGAAGATTTTTCAATCCGAGACATTTAAACATTTGTCTCCTTCGGGATTTTTCGTATTCCCCTGCGACATCTGTGTTAATCTATCCCTTTAGACACAACTATCAAGCTCTAAAGGAACATCTTTATCATCGTTTTTATGGAGAAATTCGTATAATTCAATGGGGACCGCCATGGAATCTTGTCGAGATTGTGACTCATGATGTGAATAAAGCTCTAGGCCTTAGCTACATCTGTAAGCAATATGATATTCATTCGGAAAACGTAATTTCATTCGGTAATGCTGAAAACGACATGGAATTTATTGATTTCGCAGGCGTCGGAGTAGCGATGGAAAACGCAATTCCCCAACTTAAAGAAAAAGCAAGCTTTGTCACCGCATCCAATGACAACGATGGGGTTGCGCAATTCTTGGAACAGCAACTATTATTGTAA
- a CDS encoding FkbM family methyltransferase: MMIGNKEAETQQFPVANHTFRQSALNVVRAYRAGRGLSKWALPLWVAAYSKDTLAHAFASNRRKVFLVHEANHDLSIALRCNPSDISVLREVFLDRSYEFPYPINRHDPTIVDLGANIGLASAFLQAKYPYATIICVEPLNENVGMIRLNCELGKFTWKIEPSAVSDAIGAVKFFASEWWGSGSIVPRVGLSRQSSPNRYEHAWKLPIRSVNTITMAELIRKYSLEFIDILKIDIEGAEADLILNATGWIEKVGSIAIEIHDKYVDGPVIRRALADRGFFLSGSSLGCEFYVRR, from the coding sequence ATGATGATAGGAAACAAAGAAGCTGAAACCCAACAATTCCCGGTTGCTAACCATACTTTTCGGCAATCCGCTTTAAATGTGGTAAGGGCATATCGTGCGGGCAGAGGTTTGTCAAAATGGGCGCTGCCATTGTGGGTAGCAGCCTATTCCAAAGACACTCTAGCACACGCATTCGCTTCCAATCGGAGGAAGGTGTTCCTGGTCCATGAAGCAAATCATGATCTATCCATTGCTCTTCGCTGCAATCCCAGCGACATCTCTGTTTTGCGCGAGGTGTTTTTAGACCGTTCTTACGAGTTCCCTTATCCAATAAATCGCCATGACCCTACAATTGTTGATCTTGGAGCTAACATAGGGCTAGCCTCTGCATTTCTTCAGGCCAAGTATCCTTATGCGACAATTATCTGCGTTGAACCCTTAAATGAGAACGTAGGCATGATTAGACTTAATTGCGAACTAGGAAAATTTACTTGGAAAATCGAACCCTCAGCCGTTTCCGATGCCATCGGTGCCGTCAAATTCTTTGCCAGTGAGTGGTGGGGTTCTGGCTCGATTGTCCCCAGGGTAGGGCTGAGCCGCCAATCTTCTCCGAACCGATACGAGCATGCATGGAAGCTTCCTATCCGGAGTGTCAACACAATAACCATGGCCGAGTTAATTCGGAAGTACAGCCTTGAATTCATTGACATACTTAAGATCGACATAGAAGGCGCCGAGGCGGATCTCATTTTAAACGCAACTGGCTGGATTGAGAAAGTAGGTTCGATAGCGATAGAAATTCATGATAAATATGTCGATGGTCCGGTGATTCGCAGGGCCCTGGCTGATCGTGGTTTTTTTCTGTCTGGAAGTAGTCTCGGATGTGAATTTTACGTGCGGCGCTGA
- a CDS encoding MBL fold metallo-hydrolase: MKLTKFRHACVRLEKDAQSLVIDPRAMTPEQNILDVATAVLITHEHFDHLEADRLITATAQDPQLTIYTCSGVARHVAITWSIPTRVIRRIPSFLVCSIPLQNFPESRSEAKRCCRIIRLRPLQPPT, from the coding sequence ATGAAACTTACGAAGTTTCGCCACGCATGCGTTCGACTGGAAAAAGATGCCCAGAGCCTCGTGATTGACCCGCGCGCGATGACGCCGGAGCAAAACATCTTGGACGTTGCCACAGCCGTTCTCATCACCCACGAGCACTTCGATCACCTCGAGGCAGACCGTCTCATCACCGCCACCGCCCAGGATCCGCAACTGACGATCTACACCTGTTCCGGAGTGGCCCGGCACGTGGCAATTACGTGGTCGATTCCAACGCGTGTCATCAGAAGAATACCTTCCTTTCTAGTGTGCAGTATACCGCTTCAGAATTTTCCTGAGAGTCGAAGCGAGGCGAAGAGATGCTGTCGGATTATCAGGCTCAGGCCACTGCAACCGCCGACGTAG
- a CDS encoding DegT/DnrJ/EryC1/StrS family aminotransferase, whose translation MSSRTPAILGGTPLIAESVYEPWPIVDKTDELLLVETLQSRIWGFDGPIERQFEMAFSDFVGTRYGLCLANGTVTLEVALKACGIGPGDEVVVPAATFLATAVAVVNVGARPVFADIDSNTLCMDPVSAAKAVTDKTRAIIPVHLYGTMAHMDEIMQLAESYNLFVIEDAAHAHGSRWKDEGPGSVGHAASFSFQMAKIMTAGEGGFIATNDERFMETCYALKNCGRRSRNYEPSGILGFNYRMTEFQCAVLLGQLRRLPQQHEKREANAKMLDENLRQLEGIKPLTTYPEQSSHSRYRYGFQFDQEVYPRLTAKSMTAALEAEGFLMHSVFTPVYRDPLYSVSTIIDRPEAWLANTEAATRCTILFDHRVLLYKDVVDRIPEAIESLKGNI comes from the coding sequence ATGAGCAGTCGTACACCGGCAATTCTAGGAGGTACGCCATTAATTGCTGAATCAGTCTACGAACCCTGGCCAATAGTTGATAAGACAGACGAATTGTTGTTGGTTGAAACTCTGCAGTCAAGGATTTGGGGCTTTGATGGCCCAATTGAAAGACAATTTGAAATGGCGTTTTCCGATTTCGTAGGAACACGATATGGTCTATGTTTAGCGAATGGTACTGTGACGTTGGAGGTTGCTCTAAAGGCCTGTGGTATAGGTCCCGGCGATGAAGTGGTGGTACCTGCGGCGACCTTTTTGGCCACTGCGGTAGCAGTGGTCAACGTTGGGGCTCGTCCCGTATTTGCAGATATCGATTCGAATACACTATGCATGGACCCCGTGTCGGCGGCAAAGGCCGTGACCGACAAAACACGGGCTATTATTCCCGTTCACCTTTATGGAACCATGGCGCACATGGACGAAATAATGCAACTGGCAGAATCATACAATTTATTCGTGATTGAGGATGCAGCTCACGCTCACGGGTCAAGGTGGAAAGACGAGGGTCCTGGATCAGTCGGGCACGCAGCATCGTTTAGCTTTCAAATGGCCAAGATTATGACAGCAGGGGAAGGCGGGTTTATTGCCACAAACGATGAACGTTTCATGGAAACTTGCTATGCGCTTAAGAATTGCGGGCGCAGAAGCAGAAACTATGAACCTTCTGGCATCCTCGGATTCAACTATCGTATGACAGAGTTCCAGTGTGCCGTTTTGCTCGGGCAACTTCGACGGTTACCACAACAACACGAGAAACGAGAAGCGAATGCCAAAATGCTTGATGAGAACCTTAGGCAACTAGAAGGGATAAAACCGTTGACTACATATCCAGAACAATCGAGTCATTCTCGATACCGATATGGATTCCAGTTTGATCAAGAGGTTTACCCCAGATTGACCGCAAAGAGTATGACGGCAGCACTCGAGGCGGAAGGATTTTTGATGCATTCAGTTTTCACTCCAGTTTACAGGGATCCTTTGTACTCCGTATCCACTATTATTGATAGGCCCGAGGCCTGGCTTGCGAACACCGAAGCGGCGACCAGGTGCACGATTCTTTTTGACCATCGTGTCCTGCTATACAAAGACGTGGTCGACCGAATTCCGGAAGCCATCGAGTCCTTGAAAGGTAATATATAG
- a CDS encoding AMP-binding protein, translating into MAIVTSERKFSYSVVHEVCDGIEKLLDAQHVSSGIVVLSGPRSPEYVMSLISTRRSQRTFFPAPYPTPEAWVEAMAGAAPIDLALVDLSRFGERWLRHWEPIASLNEVNECLSGQWTVLRPKLIPQRERTADKNPELAYVICTSGSTGTPKVVEVGSSAFDKKISSLLAQWPSPQGKVWLNWHHYSFDVALWEVFGCFESGGTLAICDDVTVLSDELPEFIENVEPNYVCLTPTAWRALKSCHACWNSVERLILAGESVHAQEVLEWVRGLGCSSSSMSIWNAYGPTEAIIYATSARIWPEGDVTLNGPNIGWPLPGVQVRVNTTEVTDKQGTLILGGHEIAERYGEWLFPLSVGDRQRFFSEHGVRLFETGDVVRKLRDMSLVFLGRRDRQVKLEGVRIELDAIEAIACRNETVLGAHATVAQETGGRKGIVLAIVCRQENEDRNRELAIDVRNTLQHTFPSPFLPVIIEVLPELTLRPSGKLDTSAARRRFESKGWIPS; encoded by the coding sequence TTGGCCATTGTAACTTCGGAACGAAAATTCAGCTATTCCGTGGTACACGAAGTCTGTGACGGTATCGAAAAACTTTTGGATGCTCAGCACGTGAGCTCTGGCATAGTGGTCCTATCGGGACCACGTTCACCAGAATACGTGATGTCACTAATTTCAACACGGAGATCTCAACGTACATTTTTTCCTGCGCCGTATCCCACTCCAGAAGCGTGGGTCGAGGCGATGGCTGGTGCGGCTCCTATAGACCTCGCGCTTGTAGATCTTTCTCGTTTTGGTGAGCGCTGGCTGAGACATTGGGAACCTATCGCATCCCTGAACGAAGTTAACGAATGTTTGAGTGGGCAGTGGACGGTGCTGCGGCCTAAGTTGATTCCCCAACGTGAGCGCACAGCTGATAAAAATCCTGAATTAGCTTACGTGATTTGTACTTCTGGGTCAACTGGTACCCCTAAGGTTGTCGAGGTCGGATCTTCGGCGTTTGACAAAAAGATATCTAGCTTACTGGCCCAATGGCCGAGTCCACAGGGCAAGGTTTGGCTCAACTGGCATCATTATTCGTTCGACGTCGCTTTATGGGAGGTGTTCGGGTGCTTTGAATCCGGCGGTACTTTAGCAATCTGCGACGATGTTACAGTATTGTCGGACGAACTCCCTGAATTCATAGAAAACGTAGAGCCCAACTATGTATGTCTCACTCCAACAGCATGGCGCGCACTGAAGTCATGCCACGCTTGTTGGAACAGCGTCGAACGTCTTATTCTGGCTGGAGAGTCAGTTCATGCTCAAGAAGTATTGGAATGGGTTCGAGGTCTGGGTTGTAGCTCGTCGTCAATGTCGATATGGAATGCTTATGGGCCAACAGAAGCGATTATATATGCGACAAGCGCGCGCATCTGGCCCGAGGGTGATGTGACATTGAACGGCCCTAATATAGGTTGGCCACTTCCAGGAGTTCAGGTGCGCGTAAATACAACTGAGGTCACAGACAAACAAGGGACATTGATTCTGGGTGGCCATGAAATTGCCGAAAGGTATGGAGAATGGTTATTCCCGCTGTCGGTAGGTGACCGTCAGAGATTTTTTTCTGAACATGGTGTTCGCCTTTTTGAAACTGGCGATGTGGTAAGGAAACTGCGGGATATGAGTTTGGTCTTTCTAGGTCGACGAGACCGTCAAGTAAAGCTTGAAGGAGTCAGAATTGAGTTAGACGCTATAGAGGCTATAGCGTGTAGGAATGAGACGGTTCTTGGAGCTCATGCAACCGTGGCCCAAGAAACAGGAGGCCGAAAAGGTATCGTGTTGGCGATAGTTTGTCGGCAGGAGAATGAGGATCGAAACCGAGAACTTGCCATCGATGTTCGCAACACGTTGCAGCATACGTTCCCCAGCCCGTTTCTTCCGGTCATCATCGAAGTGTTGCCTGAACTTACATTGAGACCTAGTGGAAAGTTGGATACGTCTGCTGCTCGACGAAGATTCGAATCGAAGGGATGGATACCCTCGTAA
- a CDS encoding DDE-type integrase/transposase/recombinase, whose product MSIAGEDRFLSRQAIIDVCDRMIIADHMGLHCQATDVVRTLKHAVLPRQSEWQTPPVLRTDNGPPLIAEAFETACAAYGLEHERIPVATPNKNAFMSRGMLRGSASVSLKHWPHMARPMRP is encoded by the coding sequence GTGTCTATCGCGGGTGAGGATCGGTTTTTGTCTCGCCAAGCCATTATCGATGTGTGTGACCGCATGATTATTGCTGACCACATGGGACTCCATTGTCAGGCGACGGATGTTGTGCGAACTCTAAAACACGCGGTGCTCCCCCGTCAATCGGAATGGCAAACGCCTCCCGTTCTACGGACGGACAATGGCCCCCCGTTGATCGCCGAGGCATTCGAAACGGCTTGTGCCGCCTATGGTCTGGAACATGAACGCATTCCGGTGGCCACGCCGAATAAAAACGCCTTTATGAGTCGTGGCATGCTCCGTGGGAGCGCGAGTGTCTCACTCAAGCATTGGCCACATATGGCGAGGCCTATGCGGCCATAA
- a CDS encoding transposase: MHHTDSPEFKQQIVQEAQDTQNATLVARRHQLSPSMVRRGVREAVKAAHHPPDLMSLVDENERLKT, from the coding sequence ATGCATCACACCGATTCACCGGAATTCAAGCAACAGATTGTTCAAGAAGCTCAAGACACGCAAAATGCGACCTTAGTCGCTCGTCGTCATCAGCTGAGTCCATCCATGGTGCGTCGTGGGGTGCGTGAGGCGGTGAAGGCGGCCCACCATCCCCCCGATCTCATGAGTCTGGTAGACGAAAATGAACGATTAAAGACATGA
- a CDS encoding IS3 family transposase (programmed frameshift) yields MAKQKRHSATFKSQVVLEMLKEEKTVSQIAAEYGIHPSQLHRWKRQALENFPQLFTESQALQQQAQAHQQQLTELYAEIGKLTTQVEWLKKNLASTLTRDERMTLLDRGADTLPLTTQAALLSLNRSSLYYRPVGPDAEEIALKHRIDEIYIDRPFYGSRRMTAQLNHEGYAVNRKRVQRTMREMGIWGLAPGPQTSTRHPQHPVYPYLLKGVTPAYPNHVWGIDVTYIRMVHGWLYLVAIMDWYSRFVVAWELSETLELPFVLTAAERALSIASPTIWNHDQGSHFTSPQYTALLLAKEVQISMDSKGRALDNVLTERLWRSVKYEEVYLHDYRSPREARSGLSRYFTFYNYHRLHQSLGYTPPAAWYSPLPSLDRE; encoded by the exons ATGGCGAAACAAAAACGGCATTCTGCCACCTTCAAAAGCCAAGTGGTGCTCGAAATGCTCAAGGAAGAAAAAACCGTCAGCCAGATTGCCGCCGAATACGGCATTCATCCCAGTCAACTGCATCGCTGGAAGCGCCAGGCGCTCGAGAACTTTCCGCAGTTATTTACCGAGTCCCAAGCGCTCCAACAACAGGCCCAAGCCCACCAACAACAGCTGACCGAGCTTTATGCGGAAATCGGCAAACTGACCACACAAGTCGAGTGGCTC AAAAAAAATCTGGCCTCGACCCTGACCCGCGATGAACGGATGACCTTGTTGGATCGGGGAGCGGATACGCTCCCGTTGACGACGCAAGCCGCGTTGTTAAGCCTCAACCGCTCGAGCCTCTATTACCGGCCCGTCGGGCCGGATGCCGAGGAGATCGCTCTGAAGCATCGCATCGATGAAATTTACATCGATCGACCGTTTTACGGGTCCCGGCGGATGACGGCTCAGTTGAACCACGAGGGTTACGCCGTAAACCGCAAACGCGTGCAGCGCACCATGCGGGAGATGGGGATCTGGGGGCTCGCTCCGGGGCCCCAGACCAGCACCCGCCATCCCCAGCACCCGGTGTATCCGTATTTATTGAAAGGCGTCACGCCGGCGTACCCCAATCATGTGTGGGGGATTGACGTGACCTATATCCGGATGGTGCATGGTTGGCTATACCTGGTGGCCATTATGGATTGGTATTCACGGTTTGTCGTGGCGTGGGAACTCTCCGAAACCTTGGAACTGCCCTTTGTGCTCACGGCCGCGGAGCGGGCGTTGTCCATCGCCAGCCCCACCATTTGGAATCACGACCAAGGGAGTCATTTTACCAGCCCCCAATACACGGCCTTGTTGTTGGCCAAGGAGGTGCAAATCAGCATGGACAGTAAGGGGCGGGCGTTGGACAATGTATTGACGGAACGGCTGTGGCGCAGTGTGAAGTATGAAGAGGTGTATCTACACGATTACCGTTCACCCCGGGAAGCCCGATCGGGCTTGAGCCGATACTTTACGTTCTATAACTATCACCGGCTGCATCAATCCTTGGGCTACACGCCACCCGCGGCCTGGTATTCGCCCCTCCCGTCCCTCGACCGGGAGTGA